In Pararhizobium sp. A13, the genomic stretch CGGGCGATGCTTTCGCTCAAGGGCGGCGATCGGGTGGCGTTCTGATGGTGGAGCTTTCAACCCCGTTACCGAACGTCCGCCTGGCCGTGGCCGAGGACGCGAAGCTGATCCATACCGGTTTGCTGACAATCGCCAAGCATCTTGGTTCGGAAGAAAGGGTAACGTCGACGCCGGACGATATCCGCAGGCACGGATTTGGTGCGCAACCGGCCTTCACCGGACTGATTGCGGAAATCGACGGAGCCTTCGCGGGCATGTGCCTCTTCTTCCAGAGTTTTTCTACATGGCGCGGGCAGAAGGGTGCCTATATTCAGGATATCGTCGTCGAGGAGCAATTTCGCGGTGCAGGCATCGGGGTAGCGCTTCTACGCCATACGGCAGCGCATGTCCGCGCGAGCGGCGGCGCCTATCTGCGGCTGTCCGTCGACGCAAGAAACGTTTCGGCGCGGCATTTCTACGAGCGGATGGGGCTTGCCTGGTCAGAAGAAGAGCGCATTCATGCCGTCTATGGCGATGCCTTCGAAACGCTTGCCGGGCTGCATGAGAGCGGGGTTTGAGAGAAAAACATGAAGACCTTCTATGCGAACGAACAGAAGCAGCATGATCCGAAGATGTTCCTGTCCAGCGGCGCAGCGCAGCCCAATCCGGAAAAGCCGGAGCGCGTCGAGCGACTGCTTGCCGGCGCTAGGGCGGCCGGCTGCGAGATCGTCCGGCCCCGTGATCACGGCGTAAAGCCGATCGCCGCCATCCATACGCCCGAATATATCGAGTTCCTGCAAAACATCTTCCTGCGCTGGCAGCGGATCGAGGGCGCTTCGGAAGAGGTGATCCCGAACATCCATCCGCTGGCCCGCACCGACCGCTATCCCGCCTCCGCTGTCGGTCAGGCCGGCTATCATATGGCCGATACCGCCTGCCCGATTTCCGCCGATACCTGGGGCAGCGCTTGCTGGAGCGCTTGGAGTGCGGTCGAGGCGGCGGAAGTCGTGCTTGCCGGCGAGCGCTCGGCCTATGCGCTTTGCCGCCCACCGGGCCACCACGCCTTTGCCGATGTCGCCGGCGGCTTCTGTTTCCTCAACAATTCCGCGATCGCCGCACAGCACCTGTTAAGGTCGTCAAAACGCGTCGCCATTCTCGATGTCGACCTGCATCACGGCAACGGCACGCAGGGAATCTTTTACGCCCGCAACGACGTGCTGACGGTCTCACTGCATGCCGATCCCGTCCGCTTCTATCCCTTTTACTGGGGCAATGCCGACGAACGCGGCGAGGGCCCCGGTCTCGGTTATAATTTCAACCTGCCGCTGCCGCGTAAGACGTCCGATGTGGGATTTTTGGACGCGCTTGATGTCGCCAACCGCCGCATCGAAGCCTATGGACCGGACGCGTTGGTCGTGGCACTCGGCCTCGATGCCTTCGAAGGCGACCCTTTCGGCGGGCTGTCCGTTTCGACGCCAGGCTTTGCACGGATCGCCGAGGCGATCAGCGGGCTCGGCTTGCCGACGGTTATCGTTCAGGAAGGCGGTTATCTCTGCGACGCGTTGAGCGCCAATCTCACGTCGTTCCTGACGGGATTTGTCCATTGACACCGTGGCCTCACGCCGTTGATTTATGGCCACGTCAACCCTTATGGCCGCTTCGATCTCGATTCGAACAACCGCATCGCTTTCGAAAGGGCCGCCACGTAAGACGGGAGGGTGCGAAAGGTTGTTGCAATAATCTGTCGTCCAAGCCTAACTTTAATTGGGGGGCATGCATTGCTGGCGCTTTGCGACTTGGCAGAAGGAGCTGAAGACAGCCCCAATACGGCGGTACGAAATTCCGCAAAGCCGTCAGGCATTGCCAGACCACAGCGAAACCTGCATATTTCCATCATTCTTGGCCCAAGAGGAGATTGAAATGAAAACGATCATGTCCAGCCTCAAAACCATTCGTGTACAACAGGACATGACCGTTGATGCATTCCAATCATCTCAACAGGGAGAAGCGCGCGCAAAAACGCCGTAGAAGCTTTTTCCCCCGCCTCTTCTCTTCCCGCGGTGGCTCGGCGGAGCGTCAAAAAGCTCGCGTTCGTGCGCAGTGCTTTATCTCCTACTATAGGCCACATCTACCGCTTCTGTTTGCAGACTTGTTGTGCGCGGTCCTGGTAGCCGCCACGGCAGTGGCCATGCCGCTTATCGCCAACCACATCGTTAGCCGCCTGCCGGACCTGGCCGAAGCGCCAGATGCCCTTCATCAGATTCTGGCCTTGGGCGGCGTCATGCTCGGCGTTTTCCTTGTGCAGGCCTTCGCAACCTACTTCGTGGACTATCAGGGCCATGTAATGGGAGCCAAGATCGAGGCGCAGGTTCGCAAGGAATTGTTCGAGCACTGCCAAAAGCTGTCTTTCAGCTTCTATGACCGGCAGCGCACCGGGCAACTGATGAGCCGCATAAGCAATGACTCGCTCTGGCTGGGCGAGCTTTTCCACCACGGCCCCGAGGACATTGCCATCAGCATCCTTAAATTCGGGGGAGCAATGGCAGTACTCGCCCTGATTGATCCCGTTATTGCTTTGCTGATTGCGCTTCTGATCCCGTTCGCAGTTGCTTACGCGATGCATTTCAACGGCCATATGAATGTCGCCCTTCGCACAAGCAAGGAGAGGATCGGTGACATCAATGAACGGGTGGAGGACGCGCTAGGCGGTATCCGCGTAGTGCAATCCTTCGCCAATGAAGGCGACGAACTGCGCCGCTTCCAAGTGGAAAACCAGCGGTTTCTCGACAGCCGCAAAGCGGGCTACCGCAGCGAAGCGTTGCTCTGGGTCGGCATGGATGGATTCTCCCAGGTCGTCACCATTGTGGTGATCGTGTTCGGAGCCATCCGCATTCTCACCGCCGACCTTTCCGCTGCCGATATGCTGACACTGCTGCTTTGCGTCGGCGTGCTGGTCGATCCGGTGCGGCGGCTCGACAATTTCATCCGGCTTTGGCAGGAAGGCTACACGGGCTTCGTCCGAGCCATGGAATTGCTTGAAGAAGAGCCCGACATTGCGGACCGCCCCGCCGCCAAGCCACTTGGCCAGGTTATCGGCGCCATCGGCTTCAACTCTGTCAGCTTCGGCTACGAGGAAGAAGGCCCACTTGTGCTCCACGAGGTGTCATTCGCCGTCGAGCCGGGAGAGTTTGTGGCGTTGGTCGGGCCATCAGGGGTAGGCAAAAGCACGCTCTGCAGCCTCGTCCCGCGCTTCTACGACGTGCAGTCCGGCAGCGTGACCATTGACGGGCAGGATGTCCGCGATGTCAGCCTGGCCTCTTTGCGGCTCAATGTCGGTGTGGTCCAGCAGGATGTGTATCTGTTCAGTGGCACCGTGATCGACAATCTGCGCTACGGCCGCCCCGAGGCGACGGACGAGGACATCATCGCGGCGGCGAAGGCGGCCAATGCGCATGATTTCATCGTGGCACTGCCGCAAGGTTATAACACCGACATCGGGCAGCGCGGGGTGAAGCTCTCGGGCGGTCAGAAGCAGAGGCTGACCATCGCCCGTGCTTTCCTCAAGAACCCGCCGGTATTGATCTTTGACGAAGCCACCAGCGCACTCGACAATGAGAGCGAGCGGACGGTGCAGGAGGCGTTGCTGGGATTGGTCAGGGGCCGCACGACCATAGTCATCGCCCATCGCCTTTCCACCGTCCGGCATGCGGATAGAATTCTTGTACTTACGCGAGATGGCATTGTCGAGGAAGGCACACATCAGGCGCTGATCGCGGCCGGCGGCGTGTATGCTGGATTGCACGAAATGCATGCCAGTATTTAAAACGTCAATCCTTTCGGCGCGGGCTGACACCAGAAGATATCGTGTGTTCCGGCATGCAATTTTGGATGCCGAATGACAGATAATGTGAGCAATCGGCCGGTCTCGGGCTGCACAGGACCAATGTGCGATCGGCCCAGCCAGTCGTCAGTTAGATGAGGAGATCCCGGTCCGAGCACCGCGGTGGCGGTGCGTGCGGACGCTTGGCTTCCTGGCTGCGAGACTTTCGCTTGTCGCAGACGCCCTGATTTTTGATGCAGCGTCTATCGATACTCAGTTTGTAGACTCTCGCGGCCGCCCAGCTATTTCTCGCACAGCCGTCGATCGCCACGATAAGGTTGGTAGGTGCAGTCTGAGGCGCGGAAGGAACGATAACTGCGCGAGCATGCCCTGACATTGCAGGATGGAGCGGGTTTTTCGCTTGTCACCATCCCCGTGTCCGGATCGTTATGCGGACCAGGCTCGGCCCTTGCGGCCTCCATGAATTTCCGCCAGATGCGAGCCGGAAGCGCGCCACCCGTGATGCCTTTCATCGGTGTGTTATCGTCGTTGCCAACCCAGACGCCGGCGACCAAGGGTTCCGTAAAGCCGACGAACCAGGCGTCACGATTGTCCTGACTGGTGCCTGTCTTGCCGGCCGCAAACGTGCCGGGATCAGCCTGACGACCAGTCCCACGCTCGACAACCAGCTGTAGCAAGGTTAGGAGATCCGGCTGATACGGCGAGAGGTCAACCGACGTCGCTACCTGCGGCCCCACTCGGAAGCCTTTGGGCTGGTCCGAGGCTTGAAAATCTATAATCCCCCATGGCTCGACGGGCGCCTTTCCAAGGCGAACCGACGCGTAGGCGCCCGTCAAGTCGAGCAGACTAACCTCGGATGCACCAAGTGCCAACGCAGGCGTCGTCGTCAGGGCCGCGTTAATGCCCAGTTCCTTCGCTGCAGCGGCGACATTTTCCAATCCGACCTCCTGCGCCAGCGCAGCGGTGGCTGCATTCAGCGAGCGAGCAAAAGCCTCAGCCAGCGTAACCCAACCGCGATAGCTACCGCTGGAATTTTGAGG encodes the following:
- a CDS encoding GNAT family N-acetyltransferase, encoding MVELSTPLPNVRLAVAEDAKLIHTGLLTIAKHLGSEERVTSTPDDIRRHGFGAQPAFTGLIAEIDGAFAGMCLFFQSFSTWRGQKGAYIQDIVVEEQFRGAGIGVALLRHTAAHVRASGGAYLRLSVDARNVSARHFYERMGLAWSEEERIHAVYGDAFETLAGLHESGV
- a CDS encoding histone deacetylase family protein; this encodes MKTFYANEQKQHDPKMFLSSGAAQPNPEKPERVERLLAGARAAGCEIVRPRDHGVKPIAAIHTPEYIEFLQNIFLRWQRIEGASEEVIPNIHPLARTDRYPASAVGQAGYHMADTACPISADTWGSACWSAWSAVEAAEVVLAGERSAYALCRPPGHHAFADVAGGFCFLNNSAIAAQHLLRSSKRVAILDVDLHHGNGTQGIFYARNDVLTVSLHADPVRFYPFYWGNADERGEGPGLGYNFNLPLPRKTSDVGFLDALDVANRRIEAYGPDALVVALGLDAFEGDPFGGLSVSTPGFARIAEAISGLGLPTVIVQEGGYLCDALSANLTSFLTGFVH
- a CDS encoding ABC transporter ATP-binding protein; translated protein: MHSNHLNREKRAQKRRRSFFPRLFSSRGGSAERQKARVRAQCFISYYRPHLPLLFADLLCAVLVAATAVAMPLIANHIVSRLPDLAEAPDALHQILALGGVMLGVFLVQAFATYFVDYQGHVMGAKIEAQVRKELFEHCQKLSFSFYDRQRTGQLMSRISNDSLWLGELFHHGPEDIAISILKFGGAMAVLALIDPVIALLIALLIPFAVAYAMHFNGHMNVALRTSKERIGDINERVEDALGGIRVVQSFANEGDELRRFQVENQRFLDSRKAGYRSEALLWVGMDGFSQVVTIVVIVFGAIRILTADLSAADMLTLLLCVGVLVDPVRRLDNFIRLWQEGYTGFVRAMELLEEEPDIADRPAAKPLGQVIGAIGFNSVSFGYEEEGPLVLHEVSFAVEPGEFVALVGPSGVGKSTLCSLVPRFYDVQSGSVTIDGQDVRDVSLASLRLNVGVVQQDVYLFSGTVIDNLRYGRPEATDEDIIAAAKAANAHDFIVALPQGYNTDIGQRGVKLSGGQKQRLTIARAFLKNPPVLIFDEATSALDNESERTVQEALLGLVRGRTTIVIAHRLSTVRHADRILVLTRDGIVEEGTHQALIAAGGVYAGLHEMHASI